The Anabas testudineus chromosome 5, fAnaTes1.2, whole genome shotgun sequence region AAAGCTCATCAAAGCTGAACGTGAAGACAAGTCACAAAATCAGGTATGGCATCTTACCCAGTGGCTTTCTGTTCTTGGTCTTCATGTGGACTTCCTCAGCATCATCAAGAACCAGGTTCATGTACTCATCAAATCCCTAACACAAAGAAGTAACGGTGAGACAAACATTTTTAGCAATGGGCCACATACACTTTCCACCTGTATTAGCTGATGTTTTCTTATGAAGCTTGCCGTTACTGAATTCACCAACTGTGCAAACTTATTGTACACAGCTTGTTTTAGGTTGATTACTGCCACCTCGTGTTGTTATCTGATTGATTGTTAGCATAATCAGAGTTACATAACTGCTATGTAAGACCACCTGTTGTGTTCCTTCAAGTCTTGCTGTCAGAAATCAGCAGATAATCACgtatatatacacaaacatggATGATCTACACCCTCTACTATTCACATTACAACTTCTATACAGACACAATGTTACTTTCTTAATGTAAAGCctgcacacaaaacaaataggAAACAAGTAATGGTTATACATTTGAGTTTTATcgcttctttgtttttcactcacacacaacaatATTCTGTCTCCATAGAGTTCAAATCGGTTGGCCAGgcttccaaaatcagcccaTGGCAGAGAAGAAATCCGATtcctcatctgctgcatgtatataTGTGCttttccagtaaccaggttttCTGAATGCATGTAAACTCGTTCCCCGATTAccagaacatttacattttgtcatttggcagatgctttcatctagagcgacttacaagtaagaTACAAGGCGagcaaaatatttaattaatatttcattaattGCCCAGTTTTATCCCAGttgcacatttctttaaaacttACAATAATGCAGCCCTCTATCCGCATGTTGACCTGCTCATACAACCACACCTGGATCCGTGAGCGCTGAGaatgagaagatcaataaatTAGAATAAACTTTACggcagacacaaaaacaaaccatcaATTAAGATTGAACTGAATACTTACATTTTGCAGGTACCTAAAGAT contains the following coding sequences:
- the snrpe gene encoding small nuclear ribonucleoprotein E, whose translation is MAYRGQGQKVQKVMVQPINLIFRYLQNRSRIQVWLYEQVNMRIEGCIIGFDEYMNLVLDDAEEVHMKTKNRKPLGRIMLKGDNITLLQSVSN